One Vibrio campbellii CAIM 519 = NBRC 15631 = ATCC 25920 genomic window carries:
- the gltB gene encoding glutamate synthase large subunit encodes MVDREQNSQGLYTPELEHDACGIGFVAHLKNRKSHEVVTQALDMLARMEHRGGQGCDPCSGDGAGILLQKPHEFLLEEAVKLGVKLPSFEKYGVGVVLFPKDEYKREQCRDILERNAQRLDLEVIGYRVLPTDNSMIGADPLSTEPQFEHVFISGGPGITPEELERKLYVLRNYTVRVCLESVSNIGDDFYINSMSYKTLVYKGQLTTEQVPQYFLDLQNPTMVTALALVHSRFSTNTFPKWRLAQPFRYIAHNGEINTVRGNLNWMKAREAILESDLFTQAEIDMLLPICQEGSSDSSNFDMALELLVLSGRSLPHALMMMIPEAWQENKNMDPKRRAFYQYHANIMEPWDGPASVCFTDGVQVGATLDRNGLRPSRYTVTKDNFLVMASESGVVDIEPENVEFRGRLQPGRIFVADLEQGRIISDEEVKDTIATAQPYEKWVEENLLSLKKLPDASNQFSQPSPERLLHRQQAFGVSTEEVNEIIVPMANDAKEPLSAMGADWPLAVLSHQSQHLSNYFKQLFAQVTNPPIDPIRERMVMSLNTYLGKDQNLLTETPLHCQKVELESPVLANSELEKLRAIDNEHLQAKTLDIVFQANEDQGKLERALKRICQYAEDAVIDGYSIILLTDRAVNSNHAAIPAMLAVGAVHHHLIRKGLRAKCDIVVETGDARETHHFATLLGYGANAVNPYLVIETIIELQRTKKLDPEANPRDLFNNYRKAINGGLLKIFSKMGISTLQSYHGAQIFEALGIHKSVVDKYFTGTVSRIQGLTLDDIAKEVLIRHRIGYPQREIPIQMLDVGGVYQWKQRGEKHLFNPETISLLQESTRNKNYDQFKQYATAVDKQGDNAVTLRSQLEFIKNPAGSISIDEVEPIESIVKRFATGAMSFGSISYEAHSTLAVAMNRLGAKSNSGEGGEDPMRFERKENGDWERSAIKQVASGRFGVTSYYLTNAEELQIKMAQGAKPGEGGQLPGDKVDDWIGATRHSTPGVGLISPPPHHDIYSIEDLAQLIYDLKNANRAGRVNVKLVSEAGVGTIASGVAKAKADVVLIAGFDGGTGASPMSSIRHTGLPWELGLAETHQTLLKNGLRNRIVVQADGQMKTPRDLAVATLLGAEEWGVATAALVVEGCIMMRKCHKNTCPVGIATQNKTLRERFDGRVEDVVTFFQYMAQGLREIMAELGFRTIDEMVGQGQKLKIRQDVSHWKYKNLDLSPVLHVEQPREADGVFNQAHQNHNLEEVLDRKLIQAAIPALEKGEAVNAEFPIVNTDRSAGTMLSNEISKVYKDAGLPQPMNVKFKGSAGQSFGAFLAKGVKFEVEGDANDYWGKGLSGGTLVLYPDAKSSIVAEDNIVVGNVCFYGATSGESFIRGMAGERFCVRNSGAKVVVEGVGDHGCEYMTGGAAIILGSTGRNFAAGMSGGVAYVWDKSGDFESKLNPELVDLDPIEQEDRDLLLDMLTKHVQFTGSEVAQSFLDNFEASLASMVKVMPRDYKAVLQKRKAEAQSQGNETQVEAV; translated from the coding sequence ATGGTAGATAGAGAGCAAAATTCACAGGGCCTGTACACTCCGGAGCTGGAGCATGACGCTTGTGGTATCGGTTTTGTTGCTCACCTTAAAAACCGTAAATCTCATGAAGTAGTGACTCAAGCATTGGATATGCTGGCTCGCATGGAACACCGTGGTGGTCAAGGTTGTGACCCGTGCAGCGGTGACGGTGCGGGTATCTTGCTACAAAAACCTCATGAATTCCTATTAGAAGAAGCCGTTAAGTTAGGCGTTAAACTGCCTTCGTTTGAAAAGTATGGTGTTGGTGTCGTTCTTTTCCCGAAAGACGAATACAAACGCGAACAATGCCGTGACATTCTAGAACGTAACGCACAGCGTCTAGATCTTGAAGTTATCGGCTACCGTGTATTGCCAACCGACAACTCCATGATCGGTGCAGACCCACTAAGCACAGAGCCTCAGTTTGAGCATGTGTTTATCTCTGGTGGCCCTGGCATCACACCTGAAGAACTAGAGCGCAAACTGTACGTACTTCGTAACTACACTGTACGTGTTTGCCTAGAAAGCGTTTCGAACATTGGTGACGACTTCTACATTAACTCCATGTCTTACAAGACATTGGTGTACAAAGGTCAGTTAACGACCGAGCAAGTACCTCAGTACTTCCTTGATCTGCAAAACCCAACCATGGTGACTGCACTGGCACTGGTACACTCTCGTTTCTCTACCAATACCTTCCCAAAATGGCGTCTTGCACAGCCTTTCCGTTACATTGCCCACAACGGTGAAATCAATACAGTTCGCGGTAACTTGAACTGGATGAAAGCCCGTGAAGCAATTCTAGAATCAGACCTGTTTACTCAGGCTGAAATCGACATGCTTCTTCCAATCTGTCAGGAAGGCAGCTCGGATTCATCTAACTTTGACATGGCACTTGAGCTCCTAGTTCTTTCTGGTCGCAGCCTGCCACATGCATTGATGATGATGATCCCGGAAGCATGGCAAGAAAACAAAAACATGGATCCTAAGCGTCGTGCGTTCTATCAGTACCACGCGAACATCATGGAACCATGGGATGGTCCTGCTTCAGTATGTTTTACTGATGGTGTTCAAGTTGGCGCGACACTAGACCGTAACGGTCTGCGCCCTTCTCGCTACACAGTGACCAAAGATAACTTCCTAGTGATGGCATCTGAATCTGGTGTCGTGGATATTGAGCCAGAGAACGTAGAGTTCCGCGGTCGTCTACAGCCAGGTCGTATCTTCGTTGCAGACTTAGAACAAGGTCGCATCATCTCTGATGAAGAAGTGAAAGACACCATCGCAACAGCGCAGCCTTACGAGAAGTGGGTAGAAGAAAACCTACTGAGCTTGAAGAAGCTACCAGATGCGAGCAACCAGTTCAGCCAACCTTCTCCAGAGCGTTTGCTACACCGTCAACAAGCTTTCGGTGTGAGCACTGAAGAAGTGAACGAAATCATCGTTCCAATGGCGAATGACGCAAAAGAGCCATTATCAGCAATGGGTGCCGACTGGCCGCTTGCGGTTCTCTCTCATCAATCTCAGCATCTTTCAAACTACTTCAAGCAGCTGTTTGCACAGGTAACTAACCCACCGATCGACCCGATCCGTGAGCGTATGGTTATGTCGCTGAACACTTACTTGGGTAAAGACCAAAACCTTCTGACTGAAACACCACTTCACTGTCAGAAAGTCGAATTGGAATCGCCTGTTCTGGCGAACTCTGAGCTTGAAAAGCTGCGTGCGATCGACAATGAGCACCTACAAGCGAAGACGCTAGATATCGTGTTCCAAGCCAATGAAGATCAAGGCAAGCTTGAGCGTGCACTAAAGCGTATATGCCAATACGCAGAAGACGCGGTTATCGATGGTTACTCAATCATCCTACTAACTGACCGTGCAGTGAACTCAAACCACGCGGCGATCCCAGCAATGCTGGCAGTTGGCGCAGTGCACCACCACTTGATCCGTAAAGGTCTACGTGCGAAGTGTGACATCGTGGTTGAAACCGGTGACGCGCGTGAAACACACCACTTTGCAACGCTACTTGGTTACGGTGCAAACGCGGTGAACCCATATTTGGTTATCGAAACCATTATCGAACTGCAACGCACTAAGAAGCTAGATCCAGAAGCGAACCCTCGCGATCTGTTCAACAACTACCGTAAAGCGATCAATGGCGGTCTTCTGAAGATCTTCTCGAAGATGGGTATCTCTACGCTACAGTCGTACCACGGTGCGCAAATCTTCGAAGCCTTGGGCATCCACAAATCAGTGGTCGACAAATACTTCACAGGTACAGTTTCTCGTATCCAGGGTCTCACCCTTGATGATATCGCCAAAGAAGTACTGATCCGTCACCGCATCGGTTACCCACAACGCGAAATCCCAATTCAAATGCTGGATGTTGGTGGTGTTTACCAATGGAAACAGCGTGGTGAGAAGCACCTATTCAACCCAGAAACTATTTCTCTACTGCAAGAGTCTACGCGCAACAAGAACTACGATCAGTTCAAGCAATACGCGACTGCTGTAGATAAGCAAGGCGACAACGCGGTAACTCTGCGTAGTCAACTTGAGTTCATTAAGAACCCTGCTGGTTCTATCTCTATCGACGAAGTCGAGCCAATTGAAAGCATCGTGAAACGCTTCGCGACAGGTGCAATGTCATTCGGTTCTATTTCTTACGAAGCACACTCCACACTGGCTGTTGCGATGAACCGTCTTGGCGCAAAATCGAACTCTGGTGAAGGTGGTGAAGACCCAATGCGTTTCGAGCGCAAAGAGAACGGCGATTGGGAACGCTCTGCAATCAAGCAGGTGGCTTCAGGTCGTTTCGGCGTAACCTCTTACTACCTAACTAACGCTGAAGAGCTGCAAATCAAAATGGCTCAAGGTGCGAAGCCAGGTGAAGGTGGTCAGCTACCAGGCGATAAAGTAGATGACTGGATCGGTGCAACACGTCACTCGACTCCGGGCGTTGGCCTTATCTCGCCACCGCCACACCACGATATCTACTCAATCGAAGATTTGGCTCAGCTGATCTACGACTTGAAGAACGCGAACCGCGCGGGTCGTGTAAACGTTAAGCTGGTATCGGAAGCTGGCGTAGGTACGATCGCTTCTGGTGTAGCGAAAGCGAAAGCGGACGTTGTACTTATCGCAGGTTTCGACGGTGGTACAGGTGCATCCCCAATGTCTTCAATCCGTCATACCGGTCTTCCTTGGGAACTTGGCTTGGCAGAAACGCACCAAACGCTACTGAAGAACGGTCTACGTAACCGTATCGTGGTTCAAGCGGATGGTCAGATGAAGACACCTCGCGACCTTGCAGTGGCAACACTACTTGGTGCAGAAGAATGGGGCGTGGCAACCGCAGCATTGGTGGTTGAAGGTTGTATCATGATGCGTAAGTGTCATAAGAACACCTGTCCTGTTGGTATCGCAACTCAAAACAAGACGCTTCGTGAGCGCTTTGATGGTCGCGTAGAAGACGTCGTCACCTTCTTCCAATACATGGCACAAGGTCTGCGTGAAATCATGGCTGAACTTGGCTTCCGCACTATCGATGAGATGGTAGGTCAAGGCCAGAAGCTGAAGATTCGCCAAGACGTTTCTCACTGGAAATACAAGAACCTAGATCTGTCTCCTGTTCTCCACGTTGAGCAACCACGTGAAGCTGATGGTGTATTCAACCAAGCTCATCAAAACCACAACCTAGAAGAAGTACTAGACCGTAAGCTGATTCAAGCAGCGATTCCTGCACTCGAGAAAGGCGAAGCGGTGAACGCCGAGTTCCCTATCGTCAACACAGACCGCTCTGCAGGTACCATGTTGTCGAACGAAATCTCGAAAGTGTACAAAGATGCCGGTCTGCCTCAGCCAATGAACGTGAAGTTCAAAGGCTCTGCGGGTCAGTCATTCGGCGCATTCCTAGCTAAGGGCGTGAAGTTCGAAGTGGAGGGCGACGCGAACGACTACTGGGGTAAAGGCTTATCTGGCGGTACGTTAGTACTTTACCCAGATGCGAAATCAAGCATTGTCGCGGAAGACAATATCGTGGTTGGTAACGTGTGTTTCTACGGTGCAACTTCGGGTGAGTCTTTCATTCGCGGTATGGCTGGTGAACGTTTCTGTGTTCGTAACTCAGGCGCGAAAGTCGTAGTAGAAGGCGTTGGTGACCACGGTTGTGAATACATGACGGGCGGTGCAGCCATCATCCTTGGTTCAACAGGTCGTAACTTTGCCGCAGGTATGAGTGGCGGCGTGGCTTATGTATGGGATAAATCAGGTGACTTTGAGTCAAAACTGAACCCAGAGCTAGTAGACCTAGATCCAATCGAGCAAGAAGACAGAGATCTATTACTCGACATGCTAACTAAACATGTTCAATTCACAGGAAGTGAAGTCGCTCAGTCTTTCCTAGACAACTTTGAAGCAAGCCTAGCCTCTATGGTTAAGGTAATGCCGCGTGACTACAAAGCGGTTCTTCAAAAGCGTAAAGCTGAAGCACAGTCTCAAGGAAACGAAACTCAAGTGGAGGCCGTATAA
- a CDS encoding TIGR01212 family radical SAM protein (This family includes YhcC from E. coli K-12, an uncharacterized radical SAM protein.) — protein sequence MQLHELVNTLGQDLQRRYGEKVHKLTLHGGFSCPNRDGTIGRGGCTFCNVASFADEEVQIKSIHAQLKDRAGEIHRAKKYLAYFQAYTSTYAEVQVLKNMYEEALKAADIVGLCVGTRPDCVPDAVLDLLSDYVNQGYEIWLELGLQTANNDTLKRINRGHDFECYAEITKRARALGIKVCTHLIVGLPKETRDDNVETLCKVLEVGTDGIKLHGLHIVEGSTMAKAWRAGKLEAPELEEYVAIASEMIRMTPKEVIYHRVSSAARRPTLLSPLWCENRWLAMTEIGRALDREGAQGSLTGDAFIYSKPELRAE from the coding sequence ATGCAGTTACATGAGTTGGTCAATACACTAGGCCAAGATCTTCAGCGTCGTTACGGCGAAAAAGTCCATAAGCTGACTTTACATGGTGGCTTTAGCTGCCCGAACCGCGACGGCACGATTGGCCGAGGTGGTTGTACATTTTGTAATGTGGCTTCGTTTGCTGACGAAGAAGTGCAGATCAAAAGCATTCACGCTCAATTGAAAGATCGCGCTGGAGAGATCCATCGAGCGAAGAAGTATCTGGCTTATTTTCAGGCATACACAAGTACCTATGCAGAAGTACAAGTTCTTAAAAACATGTACGAAGAAGCTCTCAAAGCGGCTGATATCGTCGGCCTTTGTGTGGGTACTCGTCCTGATTGCGTTCCTGATGCGGTATTAGATCTGCTTTCGGATTACGTGAATCAAGGCTATGAGATTTGGCTAGAGCTAGGTCTTCAAACGGCCAACAATGACACCCTCAAGCGTATCAACCGTGGTCATGATTTTGAGTGCTACGCAGAAATCACCAAGCGTGCTCGTGCACTTGGTATCAAAGTGTGTACTCACCTGATCGTTGGTTTGCCGAAAGAGACACGCGACGACAATGTTGAGACACTGTGTAAAGTGCTCGAAGTCGGTACTGACGGCATTAAGCTTCACGGTCTACATATTGTCGAAGGCAGTACTATGGCAAAAGCGTGGCGTGCTGGAAAGCTAGAAGCGCCTGAGCTTGAAGAGTATGTGGCTATCGCCAGTGAAATGATCCGCATGACGCCAAAAGAGGTGATTTATCATCGTGTTTCTTCTGCGGCGCGTCGTCCAACCTTGCTATCACCACTGTGGTGTGAGAACCGTTGGCTCGCGATGACCGAAATTGGTCGCGCATTGGACCGAGAGGGCGCACAAGGTAGCTTAACTGGTGATGCTTTCATCTATAGCAAACCAGAATTAAGGGCAGAATGA
- a CDS encoding sensor domain-containing diguanylate cyclase, with amino-acid sequence MDQLLNWLWDGQGDYGFVVLLSVVCVITVTLIYLRFQSALKHLVTDSPFPVLVLDASHGQLLLSNDPAMQLLGIRALGSGFLYPASFHTEDLVALLDSFSSRHFRHQLFDWRLSETENFKVELSGKKSVLRGHRVWIIYAQPYQATLQEQQKELEKLGIARSAIDSLSELICLQDQQGKVLTTNRAFDLFWEGRREEACSANISPIATRKSERRWTTDPQGRSCLLEVNQSSLVSQSGEMIGTLSISHDVTEWHKMQQNLRDEMERRKDTEVALAQRDTILQTILDASPDSIGIFNENMVYQACNKPFVNALGISDVGDLIGKRLQDVIPEDIYIRLEASDLQALQQTQPIRYIDKVSSTDGYYTWFDVVKSPFKDKASGTNGVLIMARDISERYLAEQKLEEANLELEKLSFSDSLTQVANRRRFDEQLHTLWYHHIREKLPLTIMLCDIDFFKDYNDCYGHQQGDEALVKVAAVFQQVASRSSDCVARYGGEEFAFILPNTTTEGALKVAQRIHEQIHELAVEHRSSNTSDRLTVSIGFVAYVPHHGDEPEMGVAMADSALYQAKADGRDCTSVHPSSY; translated from the coding sequence ATGGATCAGTTACTCAATTGGCTCTGGGATGGGCAGGGCGACTACGGATTTGTGGTCCTGCTCTCTGTGGTATGTGTAATCACTGTTACGCTGATTTATCTGCGATTTCAATCCGCTTTAAAACACCTCGTTACTGACTCTCCATTCCCCGTACTTGTACTCGACGCAAGTCATGGTCAATTACTGCTTTCTAACGATCCTGCGATGCAGTTACTTGGCATCCGCGCACTAGGTTCTGGCTTTCTTTATCCTGCCTCTTTTCACACTGAAGATCTGGTGGCGCTACTCGATAGCTTTTCTAGCCGCCACTTCCGCCATCAATTATTTGATTGGCGATTATCTGAAACAGAAAACTTCAAAGTTGAACTGTCTGGGAAAAAGAGTGTGCTGCGTGGTCATCGTGTCTGGATTATCTACGCTCAACCTTACCAAGCAACACTTCAAGAGCAGCAGAAAGAGCTAGAAAAATTAGGCATTGCTCGCTCTGCGATCGATTCTCTATCTGAGTTGATTTGCTTACAAGATCAGCAGGGCAAAGTGTTAACAACTAACCGAGCGTTTGACCTTTTCTGGGAGGGGCGGAGAGAAGAAGCTTGCTCTGCAAACATTAGCCCGATCGCGACAAGAAAAAGTGAGCGTCGTTGGACGACAGATCCTCAAGGGCGAAGTTGTTTGCTTGAGGTTAATCAGAGCTCGTTAGTCTCTCAAAGTGGAGAGATGATCGGCACCTTGTCTATCAGCCATGATGTCACCGAATGGCATAAGATGCAGCAGAACCTGCGTGATGAGATGGAACGTCGTAAAGATACCGAAGTCGCTTTGGCACAGCGCGATACCATCTTACAAACCATTCTGGATGCCAGTCCGGACTCGATCGGTATCTTCAATGAAAACATGGTTTACCAAGCTTGTAATAAACCCTTTGTTAACGCTCTCGGCATTTCCGATGTGGGAGATTTGATTGGTAAGCGCCTGCAAGATGTCATTCCTGAGGATATCTATATCCGCTTAGAAGCGAGTGACCTACAGGCTTTACAACAAACTCAGCCAATTCGATACATCGATAAGGTGAGCAGCACCGATGGTTACTACACATGGTTTGATGTGGTGAAATCGCCGTTCAAAGATAAAGCCTCTGGCACCAATGGCGTGTTGATCATGGCACGTGATATTTCAGAGCGTTATCTTGCTGAACAGAAACTTGAAGAAGCGAATTTAGAACTAGAGAAACTCAGCTTCTCAGACAGCTTAACTCAAGTGGCCAACCGTCGTCGTTTTGATGAGCAACTGCATACCCTTTGGTACCACCATATTCGTGAGAAGTTACCACTGACAATCATGCTATGTGATATCGACTTCTTCAAAGACTACAACGATTGTTACGGCCATCAGCAAGGTGATGAAGCCTTAGTGAAGGTGGCTGCGGTATTCCAACAAGTCGCGAGCCGATCTTCTGACTGCGTGGCGCGTTACGGTGGTGAAGAGTTCGCTTTCATTCTGCCTAATACGACGACGGAGGGGGCGTTGAAAGTCGCACAGCGCATCCATGAGCAAATTCACGAACTGGCGGTCGAACATCGCAGTTCAAATACATCGGACCGACTGACAGTCAGTATCGGTTTTGTCGCTTATGTTCCTCATCATGGTGATGAGCCAGAAATGGGCGTTGCAATGGCAGATAGCGCGCTTTACCAAGCCAAGGCTGATGGCCGTGATTGCACCAGTGTTCATCCAAGTTCTTATTAA
- a CDS encoding glutamate synthase subunit beta, with protein MGKPTGFLEHGRELPQKIDPAERIKNNKEFVLNEEFGDKINTQASRCMDCGVPFCHNGCPIGNIIPEFNDAVYRDSWEEAWNILSSTNNFPEFTGRVCPAPCESACVLGINQDSITICNIEKTIVETAYREGYAKPKTPRSRTGKTVAIIGSGPAGLAAAEQLNSAGHTVTVFERDEKVGGLLRFGIPDFKLGMDVIDRKINLMAEAGIEFKVNQHVGVNVNAHQLRQEFDVVLLTGGSTVPRDLPVPGRELKGVHFAMEFLGQNNRRANDMDLKGEELHAAGKHVVVIGGGDTGSDCVGTSNRHGAASITQVEIMPIPPEKRPANMPWPQYPMILRTSTSHEEGVDRHWNILTKEFIGNDKGEVTGLRLADIVWQDAKPGERPSFKEVEGSERVIPCDMAFLAMGFLHPEPTGVLAQLDIALDDRGNVATQGFATNQEGVFAAGDMRTGQSLVVRCINEGRECARAIDDYLMGGTNLEAKADSLMLSA; from the coding sequence ATGGGTAAGCCTACTGGATTTTTAGAGCATGGTCGTGAACTACCACAGAAGATCGACCCAGCTGAACGCATCAAGAACAACAAAGAGTTCGTTCTGAACGAGGAGTTTGGTGACAAGATCAATACTCAGGCTTCTCGTTGTATGGATTGTGGTGTGCCGTTTTGTCATAACGGCTGCCCTATCGGTAACATCATCCCTGAGTTTAACGACGCAGTTTATCGTGATAGCTGGGAAGAAGCATGGAACATTCTAAGCTCGACTAATAACTTCCCAGAGTTTACTGGTCGTGTTTGCCCTGCCCCATGTGAAAGTGCTTGTGTACTTGGTATCAACCAAGATTCAATCACTATCTGTAATATCGAGAAAACCATCGTAGAAACGGCGTATCGTGAAGGGTACGCCAAACCAAAAACACCACGCTCCCGCACAGGCAAAACCGTTGCGATCATCGGTTCGGGCCCTGCTGGTCTTGCGGCTGCTGAGCAGTTAAACAGCGCTGGTCATACTGTGACAGTATTCGAGCGAGACGAGAAAGTAGGCGGTCTGCTACGTTTTGGTATCCCAGATTTCAAACTGGGTATGGACGTGATTGATCGTAAGATCAACCTAATGGCAGAAGCGGGTATTGAATTCAAAGTTAACCAACATGTTGGTGTTAATGTGAATGCCCACCAGTTGCGTCAAGAGTTTGATGTGGTTCTACTGACTGGTGGTTCAACCGTGCCTCGTGATTTGCCAGTTCCGGGTCGTGAACTAAAAGGCGTTCACTTCGCAATGGAATTCCTAGGTCAAAACAACCGCCGAGCCAACGACATGGATCTTAAGGGTGAAGAACTTCACGCCGCGGGTAAGCATGTTGTGGTGATCGGTGGTGGTGATACCGGCTCTGACTGTGTGGGTACATCTAACCGTCATGGCGCAGCAAGCATCACTCAGGTTGAAATCATGCCGATTCCACCAGAGAAACGTCCTGCCAATATGCCATGGCCACAGTACCCGATGATCTTACGTACTTCGACGTCTCATGAAGAAGGCGTTGATCGTCACTGGAATATCCTAACCAAAGAGTTCATCGGCAATGACAAAGGTGAAGTTACAGGCCTTCGTTTAGCTGATATCGTTTGGCAAGATGCGAAACCAGGCGAGCGTCCAAGCTTCAAAGAAGTAGAAGGCAGCGAGCGTGTGATTCCATGTGATATGGCATTTCTAGCGATGGGCTTCCTACACCCTGAACCAACAGGCGTACTTGCTCAACTGGATATCGCGCTAGATGATCGCGGTAACGTAGCAACTCAAGGTTTTGCTACTAACCAAGAAGGTGTATTTGCTGCTGGTGATATGCGAACAGGCCAATCTTTGGTCGTTCGTTGTATCAATGAAGGCCGCGAATGTGCCCGTGCTATCGATGATTACCTAATGGGTGGTACAAACCTAGAAGCAAAAGCAGATTCACTGATGCTTTCAGCTTAA